From a single Paenibacillus sp. FSL R5-0345 genomic region:
- a CDS encoding ABC transporter ATP-binding protein has product MNEVTKIYETKHRQGWFRSEKRSVSAVKSLSLNIVPGEIVGLLGLNGAGKTTTIRMLSTLLEPTSGNIEVDGMVMTKNRQAIQQKVNMIVGGERMLYWRLTGRENLQYFGKLYGMSTSHIERESNRLLEEVGLTEAADQPVEQYSKGMKQRLQIARGLINDPQYLFLDEPTLGLDAPIARQLRSTVRKLASDSGKGILLTSHYLQEVEELCDRVYVLNRGELLLCDKPEHIVRQVAGSQTAHLDVTGWSESLRPKLLKHLRTLVHPAELIKAEAESEGVIALRSDEPHRISVMTPSADRMITELLPWTNEHGLSITGFATEKPTLEDAIILLSEGRVS; this is encoded by the coding sequence AGATCCGTCTCTGCAGTAAAATCTCTGTCTCTGAATATTGTCCCTGGAGAAATTGTGGGTCTTCTTGGCCTAAATGGTGCTGGAAAAACCACTACGATCCGCATGCTCTCTACTCTACTTGAACCGACTTCAGGAAATATAGAAGTAGATGGAATGGTCATGACGAAGAATAGACAAGCAATTCAACAAAAAGTAAATATGATTGTTGGCGGGGAACGAATGTTATATTGGCGGCTCACCGGTAGAGAAAATTTACAGTACTTCGGAAAACTATATGGGATGAGCACCTCTCACATCGAACGAGAATCGAATCGTTTACTAGAAGAAGTTGGACTAACTGAAGCGGCTGACCAGCCCGTTGAGCAATATTCTAAAGGGATGAAACAACGTCTGCAAATCGCCAGAGGACTTATTAATGATCCACAATATTTATTCCTTGATGAGCCTACACTCGGTCTAGATGCACCAATCGCTAGGCAGCTTCGCAGTACTGTGAGGAAACTTGCATCTGACAGTGGTAAAGGCATCCTACTCACCAGCCATTATTTGCAGGAGGTCGAAGAGCTGTGTGACCGTGTCTATGTACTAAATCGTGGAGAACTGCTGCTCTGTGACAAGCCGGAACATATTGTCCGTCAAGTTGCTGGTTCACAAACTGCACATTTGGATGTAACGGGTTGGAGTGAATCACTACGTCCCAAGCTTTTGAAGCATCTAAGAACGCTTGTACACCCTGCAGAGCTTATCAAAGCTGAAGCTGAATCTGAAGGAGTAATAGCTCTACGTTCAGATGAGCCACATCGAATCTCAGTAATGACCCCCTCCGCAGATCGCATGATTACTGAACTATTACCTTGGACTAATGAGCACGGCTTAAGCATTACTGGATTCGCTACTGAGAAGCCTACATTGGAAGATGCTATCATCCTTCTTTCGGAAGGAAGGGTCTCATGA
- a CDS encoding ABC transporter permease: protein MNLSSLWLTLSAEVTKQHQNRVKGHAVFFSLLLWPALTFLTSYFTMQPFRNGAGSTLSRVIPDGRIPLFLLSGYLVFQLYWTVVQAAWLFEQERKGGTLEMIFLTPASKMAFLYGRSLYSLFHGIWMFAAFSCLTFLFITDVSSIHWGVLLPILALIMISAVIWGAFLCAISLFSRDSGLLYYIFQAPMELFGGVRIPPAVFPIWATGLSLLFPVTYSLVLVRGALYDNIGFTWWLALGALIVGSVGLVICTRYLLLRAEQHARVKGNWNLF from the coding sequence ATGAACTTAAGCAGTTTATGGCTAACTCTTAGCGCCGAGGTCACGAAGCAGCATCAAAACCGAGTTAAGGGGCATGCAGTATTTTTTTCACTCCTTCTCTGGCCGGCGCTTACCTTTCTGACCTCCTACTTTACGATGCAGCCCTTTAGAAACGGAGCAGGCTCCACGCTCTCCAGGGTAATTCCAGATGGGCGAATTCCGTTATTTCTGCTTAGTGGTTATCTCGTCTTCCAATTATATTGGACGGTTGTTCAGGCAGCCTGGCTATTCGAACAGGAACGCAAAGGCGGCACATTGGAGATGATATTCTTAACGCCTGCTTCCAAAATGGCATTTCTGTACGGGCGTTCCTTATACTCTCTTTTTCACGGTATATGGATGTTTGCAGCCTTCTCCTGCCTAACCTTCCTTTTTATAACGGATGTATCATCTATTCATTGGGGGGTCTTACTGCCTATATTAGCATTGATTATGATTTCTGCGGTCATTTGGGGAGCTTTTCTCTGTGCGATATCGCTATTTTCACGAGATTCGGGTCTGTTATATTACATCTTTCAAGCGCCTATGGAGTTGTTCGGCGGGGTTCGGATTCCTCCAGCGGTATTTCCAATATGGGCGACCGGTTTATCACTTCTCTTTCCGGTTACCTATAGCCTAGTTCTCGTGCGGGGAGCTTTGTACGATAATATAGGGTTCACCTGGTGGTTGGCTCTAGGAGCATTAATTGTGGGTAGTGTAGGGCTTGTTATTTGTACCCGCTATCTTTTGCTTAGGGCAGAACAACATGCTAGGGTTAAAGGAAACTGGAATTTGTTCTAA
- a CDS encoding thiamine pyrophosphate-dependent enzyme: MAIDYEKEVGSKKVEQKFLYESGNEMAAYAAHQINYHVMGYFPISPSTEVAQFLDTMKANGQHDIMLIPSDGEHSSAGICYGASTAGGRVFNATSAQGYMFMLEQLPVQAGTRMPMVMNLICRSISGPLNIHGDHSDLYFALNTGWPILMCRDPQSVYDMNLMALKLAEHAKVRLPVMVASDGYFTSHQKRRVQAFTHREDVHKFVGPQPPAGFTDTLDRNNPVTVGPYMNEPDYINNRYQQSVAMYNAGEVFEEIAKEFAELTGRHYPMIEEYRMEDAEVAVFLMNSASEIIKDVVDQLRLQGIKAGAISPNMIRPFPQKQMAEALKHVKAITVGDRADSVGGHGGNMVNEIKAALFTYGNTTTKVISRIYGLGGKDFYAEDGHAFFQLALDAVAADRVEVPFDYYGHNPGTPDKAPQRLLKPMDFDSLKSGLITVKQDEATGKLSVRIPPLRSLTKKPKRLAPGHGACPGCGIFSGLETFFKGIEGDIVALYHTGCAMVTTTGYPYSSHKSTFIHNLFQNGAATLSGVVEMFWERKRRGELDGLGLQDDFTFVMVTGDGGMDIGMGPAIGAALRGHKMIIVEYDNEGYMNTGAQQSYSTPLGHRTSTSSIGKNQQGKVTQHKDTAQIMAATNIPYVFTGSEAYPQDLVKKAAKAQWYAQNEGLVYGKILIACPLNWMSEDKEGTNIVSLAVESCFFPLYEVEHGSTNITYNPEDKGKRVELSAWLKTMGKTRHLLKPENEPALRSFEAEVERRWNRLKAKHEHPDL, encoded by the coding sequence GTGGCTATAGATTATGAAAAAGAAGTAGGCTCAAAGAAAGTAGAGCAGAAATTCCTATATGAATCCGGCAATGAAATGGCGGCTTATGCTGCCCATCAAATAAATTATCATGTCATGGGTTATTTTCCGATCTCCCCATCGACAGAAGTGGCTCAATTTCTAGATACGATGAAAGCGAACGGTCAGCATGATATTATGCTCATTCCATCAGATGGTGAACATAGCTCTGCAGGAATCTGTTATGGAGCTTCGACGGCTGGTGGACGTGTATTTAATGCAACCAGCGCCCAAGGCTATATGTTCATGCTAGAGCAATTGCCGGTACAAGCTGGTACACGGATGCCTATGGTTATGAATTTGATCTGCCGCTCGATTTCCGGTCCGCTTAATATTCACGGTGACCATTCTGATTTGTATTTTGCGCTAAATACGGGCTGGCCGATTCTAATGTGCCGTGATCCACAATCTGTTTATGATATGAACCTGATGGCATTAAAGCTAGCTGAGCACGCCAAAGTGAGGCTTCCAGTAATGGTAGCATCAGACGGATATTTTACTTCTCACCAGAAACGCCGCGTACAAGCATTTACTCACCGTGAGGATGTTCACAAATTTGTCGGACCACAACCTCCGGCAGGCTTTACGGATACACTGGACCGCAATAATCCGGTTACCGTAGGTCCTTACATGAACGAACCTGATTATATCAACAACCGTTATCAGCAGTCGGTAGCGATGTACAATGCGGGTGAAGTCTTCGAAGAAATTGCTAAAGAATTCGCTGAATTGACCGGACGCCACTATCCAATGATCGAAGAGTATCGGATGGAAGATGCAGAAGTAGCCGTGTTCTTGATGAACTCAGCGTCAGAGATCATTAAAGATGTGGTAGACCAGCTTCGCTTGCAAGGGATCAAAGCAGGTGCAATCTCACCGAATATGATTCGACCTTTCCCCCAGAAGCAAATGGCTGAAGCGCTGAAGCATGTTAAGGCAATCACTGTAGGCGATCGCGCGGATTCGGTTGGCGGTCACGGCGGTAATATGGTAAATGAGATTAAGGCAGCCTTGTTCACCTACGGTAACACTACTACAAAGGTTATTAGCCGTATTTACGGGTTGGGCGGTAAGGACTTCTATGCAGAAGATGGTCATGCGTTCTTCCAATTGGCTTTGGATGCCGTTGCTGCAGACCGTGTTGAAGTTCCGTTTGACTACTATGGTCACAATCCAGGTACTCCGGACAAAGCGCCACAGCGTCTATTGAAGCCGATGGACTTTGATTCGCTGAAGTCAGGATTAATTACGGTAAAACAGGATGAAGCAACAGGAAAATTAAGTGTGCGGATACCCCCACTGCGGAGCTTGACGAAGAAACCTAAGCGGCTGGCACCAGGTCATGGCGCATGTCCGGGCTGTGGGATTTTCTCAGGTCTGGAGACGTTCTTCAAAGGCATTGAAGGGGATATCGTAGCGCTTTATCACACAGGTTGTGCGATGGTAACGACTACGGGCTATCCATATTCTTCTCATAAATCTACCTTTATTCATAACCTGTTCCAAAACGGTGCAGCTACCTTATCCGGTGTCGTAGAAATGTTCTGGGAACGCAAACGCCGTGGTGAATTGGACGGACTGGGGCTTCAAGACGACTTTACCTTTGTAATGGTAACTGGTGATGGCGGTATGGACATCGGAATGGGGCCGGCGATTGGGGCTGCACTACGCGGTCACAAAATGATTATCGTAGAGTACGATAACGAAGGTTACATGAACACAGGTGCTCAGCAGTCCTATTCCACACCACTGGGTCACCGTACCTCTACATCCAGCATAGGTAAGAATCAGCAAGGTAAAGTTACGCAGCATAAGGATACTGCACAAATCATGGCAGCTACTAACATTCCATATGTCTTTACAGGTTCTGAAGCTTACCCGCAGGATCTTGTGAAGAAAGCGGCAAAAGCACAATGGTATGCTCAGAACGAAGGACTTGTGTACGGTAAAATATTGATCGCATGCCCGCTGAACTGGATGTCTGAAGATAAAGAAGGCACCAACATCGTTTCGTTGGCTGTTGAATCTTGTTTCTTCCCTCTATATGAAGTGGAGCACGGTTCTACGAATATTACGTACAATCCAGAGGATAAAGGCAAACGCGTTGAGCTCTCAGCTTGGTTGAAGACAATGGGTAAAACCCGTCATTTACTGAAGCCTGAGAATGAACCAGCTTTACGCAGCTTTGAGGCAGAAGTGGAGCGTCGCTGGAATCGTCTGAAAGCAAAACATGAGCATCCTGATTTGTAA